The following coding sequences are from one Wenzhouxiangella sp. AB-CW3 window:
- a CDS encoding DUF924 family protein, producing MGYEEILKFWFDEIEPGMWWVSDPDFDEQVRQRFGELLKRASQAELFDWRVHARGRLAEIIVLDQFSRNIHRGTPAAFAQDAMALVLAQEAVTADALNELNETQRAILLLPYMHSESKRIHEQAERLYREHTPAENHNFELKHKVIIDRFGRYPHRNAILGRESTPEETEFLKQPGSSF from the coding sequence ATGGGGTATGAAGAAATACTGAAGTTCTGGTTCGACGAGATCGAGCCAGGCATGTGGTGGGTCTCCGACCCGGACTTCGACGAGCAGGTGCGGCAGCGATTCGGCGAACTGCTGAAACGGGCGAGCCAGGCCGAGCTGTTCGACTGGCGAGTGCATGCCCGGGGGCGGCTGGCAGAGATCATCGTGCTGGACCAGTTCTCGCGCAACATCCATCGCGGCACTCCGGCCGCCTTCGCGCAGGACGCAATGGCCCTGGTGCTGGCTCAGGAAGCCGTGACGGCAGACGCCCTGAATGAACTCAACGAAACGCAACGCGCCATTCTGCTGCTGCCCTACATGCACAGCGAATCAAAACGGATCCATGAACAAGCCGAACGCCTGTATCGTGAGCATACTCCGGCCGAGAACCACAACTTCGAGTTAAAACACAAAGTGATCATCGATCGCTTCGGTCGCTACCCGCATCGCAACGCGATTCTCGGTCGCGAGTCCACGCCCGAGGAAACGGAATTTCTCAAGCAGCCCGGATCGAGTTTCTGA
- the uvrB gene encoding excinuclease ABC subunit UvrB: MGKRFRMASSYEPAGDQPEAIGKLVEGLGDGHSHLTLLGVTGSGKTFTMANVIERVQRPALVMAPNKTLAAQLYGEFKAFFPDNAVEYFVSYYDYYQPEAYVPSSDTFIEKDASINEHIEQMRLSATKALLERPDALIVATVSSIYGLGDPSSFLKMTLPLKVGEHMNQREILRRLAEMQYSRNDFELRRGTYRVRGEVIDMFPGDSEMEAVRVELFDDEIERISHFDPLTGEMHEKVDELTIFPKTHYVTPRQVVLDAIDAIKAELKERLEQLESAGKLLEAQRLRQRTQFDIEMMLELGYCQGIENYSRHLTGRQPGDPPPTLFDYLPKDAMLIIDESHVTIPQIGGMYRGDRARKETLVEYGFRLPSAMDNRPLRFEEFEERSPQMILVSATPRAWEFDHSQIVAEQVVRPTGLVDPEVEVRPVGSQVDDLLSEIGKRVEQGDRVLVTTLTKRMAENLTEYLAEHDVRVRYLHSDIDTVERVEIIRDLRLGAFDVLVGINLLREGLDMPEVSLVAILDADKEGFLRSEGSLIQTIGRAARNVRGKAILYADKITDSMRRAIDETERRRSRQLEHNQAHGITPQTIVKNIADIMADAHDTPGRKPARKVAEKQADYETKPVAPEDAAKEIARLEKEMFTAAENLEFEQAAKLRDRIHQIRERGFKVSGTA, translated from the coding sequence ATGGGCAAGCGCTTCCGCATGGCCTCTAGCTACGAGCCGGCCGGAGACCAGCCGGAGGCCATCGGCAAGCTGGTCGAGGGGCTGGGGGACGGGCATTCGCACCTGACGCTGCTGGGCGTGACCGGTTCGGGCAAGACCTTCACCATGGCCAATGTCATCGAGCGAGTGCAGCGTCCGGCGCTGGTGATGGCGCCCAACAAGACCCTGGCTGCGCAGCTCTACGGCGAATTCAAGGCCTTTTTCCCCGACAACGCGGTCGAGTACTTCGTCAGCTACTACGACTACTACCAGCCCGAGGCCTACGTTCCTTCCTCGGACACCTTCATCGAGAAGGACGCCTCGATCAACGAGCACATCGAGCAGATGCGCCTGTCGGCCACCAAGGCGCTGCTGGAGCGCCCGGATGCGCTGATCGTGGCGACGGTGTCGTCGATCTACGGTCTGGGCGACCCGAGCTCTTTTCTGAAAATGACCCTGCCGCTGAAAGTCGGCGAGCACATGAACCAGCGCGAGATTCTCCGTCGCCTGGCCGAAATGCAGTACTCGCGCAACGACTTCGAACTCAGGCGTGGCACCTACCGCGTACGTGGCGAGGTCATCGACATGTTTCCGGGTGATTCCGAGATGGAAGCCGTGCGCGTGGAGCTGTTCGACGACGAAATCGAGCGTATCAGTCATTTCGATCCGCTCACCGGCGAGATGCACGAAAAGGTCGATGAACTCACGATCTTCCCCAAGACCCATTACGTCACCCCGCGCCAGGTCGTGCTCGACGCGATTGATGCGATCAAGGCCGAGCTCAAGGAACGACTGGAACAGCTGGAGTCGGCCGGCAAGCTGCTTGAGGCCCAGCGCCTGCGGCAGCGCACCCAGTTCGACATTGAAATGATGCTGGAGCTCGGCTACTGCCAGGGCATCGAGAACTACTCGCGCCATCTCACCGGCCGCCAGCCCGGCGACCCGCCGCCCACGCTGTTCGATTACCTGCCCAAGGACGCCATGCTGATCATCGACGAATCCCACGTCACGATTCCGCAGATTGGCGGCATGTACCGCGGCGACCGCGCGCGCAAGGAAACCCTGGTCGAGTACGGGTTCCGTCTACCCTCGGCAATGGACAATCGGCCGCTGCGCTTCGAGGAATTCGAGGAGCGTTCACCGCAGATGATCCTGGTCTCGGCCACGCCGAGGGCATGGGAGTTCGACCATTCGCAAATCGTCGCCGAGCAGGTGGTGCGGCCCACCGGCCTGGTCGACCCGGAAGTCGAAGTACGCCCGGTGGGCAGCCAGGTCGACGACCTGCTCTCCGAAATCGGCAAGCGGGTGGAACAGGGTGATCGCGTGCTGGTCACCACCCTGACCAAGCGCATGGCCGAGAACCTGACCGAATACCTGGCCGAGCACGATGTGCGGGTGCGCTACCTGCACTCCGACATCGACACCGTCGAGCGCGTCGAGATCATCCGCGATCTTCGCCTGGGGGCCTTCGACGTGCTGGTCGGCATCAACCTGCTCCGGGAAGGCCTGGACATGCCCGAGGTGTCACTGGTCGCCATACTCGATGCCGACAAGGAAGGTTTCCTGCGCTCGGAAGGCTCGCTGATCCAGACCATCGGCCGGGCGGCCCGCAACGTGCGCGGCAAGGCCATTCTTTACGCCGACAAGATCACCGACTCCATGCGCCGCGCCATCGACGAGACCGAGCGGCGCCGGTCCAGACAGCTCGAGCACAACCAGGCCCACGGCATCACCCCGCAGACCATCGTCAAGAACATTGCCGACATCATGGCCGATGCCCACGACACCCCGGGCAGGAAGCCGGCACGCAAGGTGGCCGAGAAACAGGCCGATTACGAGACCAAACCGGTCGCGCCTGAGGACGCGGCAAAAGAAATCGCCCGCCTGGAAAAGGAAATGTTCACGGCCGCCGAGAACCTCGAGTTCGAGCAAGCGGCGAAGCTGCGCGACCGCATTCACCAGATCCGCGAACGCGGGTTCAAGGTTTCGGGCACGGCTTGA
- a CDS encoding pyridoxal phosphate-dependent aminotransferase gives MSIRFAPRVGQVKPSATIAMSSKAADLKAAGKDVISLSMGEPDFDTPEHIRKAAIQAIESGQTRYTQVDGTPALKQAIISKFQRDNELAYEPDQILVSTGAKQSLYNLMQALIGDGDEVLIPAPYWVSYPDMARLAGGAPVILNTTLKDNFLVTPSQLEASINGQTRILMLNSPSNPSGRAYTRRHWAELGEVLLDHPRIIVCVDDIYEHIWWAEEPFTSLAQVVPGLKDRTITVNGVSKAYAMTGWRIGYAAGPAEIIKEMKKIQGQSTSNPSSISQAAAVAALDGDQSCVAEMCRAFKQRHDWLVPALNELPGVTCEPGEGSFYAFADFSGAIERLGLKDDLALAEHLLDKALVATVPGTAFGTPGHLRLSFACGLDTLKQAVERISKLL, from the coding sequence GTGTCCATACGCTTCGCGCCGCGCGTCGGCCAGGTCAAACCGTCCGCCACCATCGCCATGTCATCCAAGGCCGCCGACCTCAAGGCCGCCGGCAAGGACGTGATTTCGCTGAGCATGGGCGAGCCGGACTTTGATACGCCCGAGCATATTCGCAAGGCCGCCATCCAGGCCATCGAATCGGGTCAGACCCGCTATACCCAGGTCGACGGCACGCCGGCACTGAAACAGGCCATCATTTCCAAGTTCCAGCGCGACAACGAGTTGGCTTACGAACCTGACCAGATCCTGGTCTCGACCGGCGCCAAGCAGAGCCTCTACAACCTGATGCAGGCGTTGATCGGCGACGGCGACGAAGTGCTGATCCCGGCCCCCTACTGGGTGTCCTACCCCGACATGGCCCGCCTGGCCGGCGGCGCCCCGGTCATACTCAACACGACGCTAAAGGACAACTTCCTGGTCACGCCTTCTCAGCTTGAAGCATCGATCAACGGCCAGACCCGTATCCTGATGCTCAACTCGCCGAGCAACCCGTCCGGACGGGCCTATACGCGCCGCCACTGGGCCGAGCTGGGAGAGGTGCTGCTCGATCACCCACGCATCATCGTCTGCGTTGACGACATCTACGAGCATATCTGGTGGGCCGAGGAACCGTTTACCAGCCTGGCCCAGGTGGTTCCCGGCCTGAAGGACCGGACCATCACGGTCAACGGTGTTTCCAAGGCCTATGCCATGACCGGCTGGCGCATCGGCTATGCCGCCGGGCCGGCGGAAATCATCAAGGAGATGAAGAAGATCCAGGGGCAGAGCACCTCGAACCCGAGCTCGATCAGCCAGGCTGCCGCGGTGGCCGCGCTGGACGGTGACCAGAGTTGCGTGGCCGAGATGTGCCGCGCATTCAAGCAGCGCCACGACTGGCTGGTACCGGCACTCAACGAACTGCCCGGCGTGACCTGCGAGCCCGGCGAGGGGTCGTTCTACGCCTTCGCCGACTTCAGCGGCGCCATCGAACGCCTCGGCCTGAAAGACGACCTGGCGCTGGCCGAACACCTGCTCGACAAGGCCCTGGTGGCCACCGTGCCGGGTACCGCCTTCGGCACACCCGGTCATCTCCGGCTGTCGTTTGCCTGCGGCCTGGATACCCTGAAGCAGGCCGTAGAGCGCATCAGCAAGCTTCTGTGA
- a CDS encoding GspH/FimT family pseudopilin — MHANQKGLTLVELIIVTVVASIVLSAAIPAFGRFVQENRITATTNQLVSHLQYARQEAVMRNANVAACPSTNGRRCTGGNRWDQGWIVYADPDNSRQPNRPEDVLRVFGADERVLMHSAGRFRVRFQGLGDAYGTNLTIRVCDVSNRASPRAVIVSNPGRVRATRTVDASECETD; from the coding sequence ATGCATGCGAATCAGAAGGGGCTAACGCTGGTCGAGCTGATCATCGTGACGGTCGTGGCATCGATTGTTCTGTCTGCCGCGATACCGGCTTTCGGACGTTTCGTGCAGGAAAACCGCATCACCGCGACCACCAATCAACTGGTGAGTCATTTGCAGTACGCCCGCCAGGAAGCGGTGATGCGCAACGCCAATGTGGCTGCCTGCCCCAGCACCAACGGCAGGCGCTGCACCGGTGGCAATCGCTGGGACCAGGGCTGGATCGTCTATGCCGATCCCGACAACAGCCGCCAGCCCAACCGCCCGGAGGATGTACTGCGGGTGTTCGGCGCCGATGAACGAGTGCTGATGCACAGCGCCGGACGCTTTCGGGTGCGGTTCCAGGGCCTGGGCGATGCCTACGGCACGAATCTCACCATCCGGGTCTGCGATGTCAGCAACCGGGCCAGCCCCCGTGCCGTCATCGTCTCCAATCCGGGCCGGGTGCGCGCCACCCGAACCGTCGATGCATCCGAATGCGAAACAGACTGA